In one Curtobacterium citreum genomic region, the following are encoded:
- a CDS encoding peptidoglycan DD-metalloendopeptidase family protein yields MTRPTNGRIPRTSLRFRLAATGLALAGLLGTVLLDAPSASAAKYPSWDDVMAARGQESAKQEQITTIRGIIDGLATQVKEAEAEAQRLGDEFYAAQSDAQDAAEKEQKLRADAEEHAKVAEQSAAQAGQLAAQMARHGGADVTASVLSGGESARDLLYDLGALSKLSEQSERVEAAATADAAVARSLTAQADRASAELDRLAAAAQERMDAAQAAADKVQSAYTEQQDNKARLDAQLATLTSGRVRTEAEFAKGEAERKAAIEKAAREAAAARAREAAAAAAAANSGGGGAPAPSGGGGGGSVGSGSGTGWVRPAGGYVISPYGYRVHPITGRVTKHDGLDLTSGCSTAIVAASAGTVDYVGWYGGYGNYVRINHGGGVKTAYGHIVNGGFRVSPGQQVSAGQLIALVGSTGNSTGCHLHYEVHINGATTDPAPFMAARGVGF; encoded by the coding sequence GTGACTCGTCCCACCAACGGCCGCATCCCCCGCACGTCCCTTCGGTTCCGCCTCGCCGCCACCGGACTGGCGCTCGCCGGCCTGCTCGGGACGGTCCTGCTGGACGCGCCGAGTGCGAGTGCCGCGAAGTACCCCTCGTGGGACGACGTGATGGCCGCCCGCGGGCAGGAGTCCGCGAAGCAGGAGCAGATCACCACGATCCGGGGCATCATCGACGGCCTCGCGACCCAGGTGAAGGAAGCCGAGGCCGAGGCACAGCGGCTCGGCGACGAGTTCTACGCCGCGCAGAGCGACGCGCAGGACGCCGCCGAGAAGGAACAGAAGCTCCGCGCCGACGCCGAGGAGCACGCGAAGGTCGCCGAGCAGAGCGCCGCCCAGGCCGGGCAGCTCGCCGCGCAGATGGCCCGCCACGGTGGCGCCGACGTCACCGCCTCCGTGCTGTCCGGCGGCGAGTCCGCGCGCGACCTCCTCTACGACCTCGGTGCGCTGAGCAAGCTCTCCGAGCAGTCCGAGCGGGTCGAGGCGGCAGCGACCGCGGACGCCGCCGTCGCCCGTTCCCTCACCGCGCAGGCCGACCGGGCCTCGGCGGAGCTCGACCGGCTCGCCGCCGCCGCGCAGGAGCGGATGGACGCCGCCCAGGCCGCGGCCGACAAGGTCCAGTCGGCCTACACCGAGCAGCAGGACAACAAGGCCCGGCTCGACGCCCAGCTCGCGACGCTGACCTCGGGTCGGGTCCGGACCGAGGCCGAGTTCGCCAAGGGCGAGGCCGAGCGCAAGGCCGCGATCGAGAAGGCCGCGCGCGAGGCAGCAGCGGCCCGCGCGCGCGAAGCAGCGGCCGCGGCTGCTGCGGCGAACAGCGGCGGTGGCGGTGCTCCCGCGCCGAGCGGTGGTGGTGGCGGCGGCAGTGTGGGCTCCGGCTCCGGCACCGGTTGGGTCCGTCCCGCCGGCGGCTACGTCATCAGCCCCTACGGCTACCGCGTGCACCCGATCACCGGGCGGGTCACCAAGCACGACGGGCTCGACCTGACGAGCGGCTGCTCGACGGCGATCGTCGCGGCGTCGGCCGGCACCGTGGACTACGTCGGCTGGTACGGCGGGTACGGCAACTACGTCCGGATCAACCACGGCGGTGGCGTGAAGACCGCGTACGGGCACATCGTCAACGGCGGCTTCCGGGTCTCGCCTGGCCAGCAGGTCTCGGCCGGGCAGCTCATCGCCCTCGTCGGCTCGACCGGCAACTCGACCGGGTGCCACCTGCACTACGAGGTCCACATCAACGGCGCCACGACCGACCCCGCGCCGTTCATGGCGGCACGGGGCGTCGGCTTCTAG
- the pyrE gene encoding orotate phosphoribosyltransferase, which produces MTDAREQLIQHISDEAVFHGDFTLTSGKQASYYIDLRKVSLDHRVAPLIGQVMTDLLQQVPDVDAVGGLTMGADPIASAVLHQSAARGLTYDAFVVRKEPKDHGRGKQVEGPDVRGKRVVVLEDTSTTGGSPLKAAEALEREGAIVAAVAVVVDRDTGAKERIEAAGYPYFAAIGLADLGLSA; this is translated from the coding sequence GTGACCGACGCGCGCGAACAGCTGATCCAGCACATCTCGGACGAGGCCGTGTTCCACGGCGACTTCACGCTGACCAGCGGGAAGCAGGCCTCGTACTACATCGACCTGCGCAAGGTGAGCCTCGACCACCGCGTCGCACCCCTGATCGGACAGGTCATGACGGACCTGCTGCAGCAGGTCCCGGACGTCGACGCGGTCGGTGGCCTGACCATGGGTGCGGACCCGATCGCGAGCGCCGTGCTGCACCAGTCGGCCGCGCGCGGCCTGACCTACGACGCGTTCGTCGTGCGCAAGGAGCCGAAGGACCACGGTCGCGGCAAGCAGGTCGAGGGCCCCGACGTCCGCGGCAAGCGCGTCGTCGTGCTCGAGGACACCTCCACGACCGGCGGGTCGCCGCTCAAGGCCGCGGAGGCGCTCGAGCGCGAGGGTGCGATCGTCGCGGCCGTCGCCGTCGTCGTCGACCGCGACACCGGCGCGAAGGAACGCATCGAGGCGGCCGGGTACCCCTACTTCGCCGCGATCGGGCTGGCCGACCTGGGGCTGAGCGCGTGA